Part of the Candidatus Binataceae bacterium genome is shown below.
AGCGCGCGGTTGTGGAACGACTCGACCATCTGCGGCGCGCCGAGCGCCTTGATGAATTCGTCCTCCTCAAGCTCGGCCAGCCGGCTCGGCGGTCTGGCGACGGGATTGTTCTGCCGCGCGACTATTGGCGGTGAAGAGAGCGCCGACACCGGAGCCGCCGTCGGCATCGTGACCGGCTTGGCGTCGGCTTCGAGGTCGGCCACCGCTCGCCGTCGCGCCATGTCTGGAATCGCGACTGCTTGATCCTTCAGCGTTCCGTTCTCGGCCGGCTGCGACGCGGAATGAAGCGCCAACATCATCGCCAGCAACGAACCGCCCAATACCGCTCCGACCGTGATAACCAGCGTCCGCGTGAGACGGCCGCCGCCGTGACGCTGCGTCTGCTGAACCGCTTTCAGAGTTGCCGCCATCGCTCACCTCGCCGCGCCCGTGTAAGCGATCTGGACGCGGTCCTGGGCGCGACCCACGCCGGAAACCAGCACCGCCTGATCGAACAGCCGGTCGACCACGTAGTAGTCGCCGCGCACCCGGTAGTTGACCATCTCGTTGCCGTCGCCCGCCGCGATGAGCAGCGCCGGAGCCTCGCTCGACTTCATGCCGGCCGGCATCTGGATGAAGACGTGGCTTCCGTCGTCGAACGCGCGGACGGGCTTCCACGGCACATTCGGCCCGGCAACCTTGTACGAGAAGTTCAGGTCGCCCGGATCGAGCGAGGCGAGCGGCGTGACCGCCGGGTCGTCAGCCTTCGCATCCTCGGTCTCTCGCTTGGCCTGCTGGTCGGCCTGCGCCATCGCGGCAAGCAGGTCGTCGGGATAATAGAACTCGACCTCCTGCATCTCGTGGCCCGGCCGCGAGCGCAGATTCAGGTGGTAAATGTGGCGCGTCGTGTAGATCGTCAGATTGGTCGCGATGCCCGCCGCCTTGGGCTTGACCGCAAGGTGTGGGGTTGGATCGCGGGGATCGCCCGAGGAGGCCGGTGTCACCATCCAGCGCTCGCTGTCGCCCAGCGCAACGTCGGTAATCGTTTCGCCCGGCTCAAGCTGGATATCCGTGGTCCTAAGAGGCGCGCAGTGGATGACCGGATCGGCGACTTCACCGTAAGGGTACAGCGTGTATGCGGGCGTGGTGTACGATGGCCACGCTCCGGTCTTGTCGTGCTCCGAGACCGCCTGCCTGACTTC
Proteins encoded:
- the trbG gene encoding P-type conjugative transfer protein TrbG, encoding MRDKIIAIGIALMLGLGGCASQQPSPPPLTLVTHAAPKVAPAPAPLTGAKLLAQQPPEVRQAVSEHDKTGAWPSYTTPAYTLYPYGEVADPVIHCAPLRTTDIQLEPGETITDVALGDSERWMVTPASSGDPRDPTPHLAVKPKAAGIATNLTIYTTRHIYHLNLRSRPGHEMQEVEFYYPDDLLAAMAQADQQAKRETEDAKADDPAVTPLASLDPGDLNFSYKVAGPNVPWKPVRAFDDGSHVFIQMPAGMKSSEAPALLIAAGDGNEMVNYRVRGDYYVVDRLFDQAVLVSGVGRAQDRVQIAYTGAAR